The following are encoded together in the Halopiger aswanensis genome:
- a CDS encoding YciE/YciF ferroxidase family protein yields MATTNPDRITDLEELFHHKLAQQYHIEQALVETLDEMAINASNDRLSQGFADHRDETRQHVQRLEDVFAALDRPAERREAPILDALETERQTMEDTIEDDDLLNMMYINAGMMTERIEMTAYEGLTTMAKKLDYGNDITNPLESNYDEEKSAYRELSAMESASEMKSLWDRLTP; encoded by the coding sequence ATGGCGACGACCAACCCCGACCGCATCACCGACCTCGAGGAACTGTTCCACCACAAGCTCGCCCAGCAGTATCACATCGAGCAGGCCCTCGTCGAGACGTTAGACGAGATGGCGATCAACGCGAGCAACGACCGGCTCAGCCAGGGCTTTGCCGACCACCGCGACGAAACCCGCCAGCACGTCCAGCGGCTCGAGGACGTCTTCGCGGCCCTCGACCGGCCGGCGGAGCGTCGCGAGGCGCCGATCCTCGACGCGCTCGAGACCGAGCGCCAGACGATGGAGGACACCATCGAGGACGACGACCTCCTCAACATGATGTACATCAACGCCGGGATGATGACCGAGCGCATCGAGATGACGGCCTACGAGGGGCTGACGACGATGGCGAAGAAACTCGATTACGGCAACGACATCACTAACCCCCTCGAGTCGAACTACGACGAGGAGAAGTCGGCCTACCGCGAGCTGTCGGCGATGGAGTCGGCCTCGGAGATGAAGTCGCTGTGGGATCGCCTGACGCCGTAG
- a CDS encoding NAD(P)/FAD-dependent oxidoreductase, giving the protein MVDVAIVGGGPAGLSAALFTGKNGLETVVFDTDETWMHKAHLFNYPGIRSISGSEFMELTRGQVRDRGSDVREGEEVTDIEPTGDGFEIETEDGTYDADYVVLATGADRSIAEDLEVDFSDDGTVDVDLDTETSIEDLYATGAMVRDEEWQAVIAAGDGASAALDILSKEKGEHFHDFDVPEDVP; this is encoded by the coding sequence ATGGTAGACGTCGCAATCGTCGGCGGCGGCCCAGCCGGCCTGAGCGCAGCACTGTTTACCGGGAAGAACGGCCTCGAGACGGTCGTCTTCGACACGGACGAGACCTGGATGCACAAGGCCCACCTCTTCAACTACCCGGGGATTCGCAGCATCAGCGGCAGCGAGTTCATGGAACTCACGCGCGGGCAGGTCCGCGACCGCGGTTCGGACGTCCGCGAGGGCGAGGAAGTCACCGACATCGAGCCGACCGGCGACGGGTTCGAAATCGAAACCGAGGACGGCACCTACGATGCCGACTACGTCGTTCTCGCGACCGGCGCGGATCGGTCGATCGCCGAGGATCTCGAGGTAGACTTTTCCGACGACGGCACCGTCGACGTGGATCTAGACACCGAGACCAGCATCGAGGATTTGTACGCCACGGGTGCGATGGTCCGCGACGAGGAGTGGCAGGCCGTCATCGCCGCCGGCGACGGTGCTTCGGCGGCGCTAGATATCCTCAGCAAGGAGAAAGGCGAGCACTTCCACGACTTCGACGTTCCCGAGGACGTGCCGTAA
- a CDS encoding cation:proton antiporter, giving the protein MALELFQLYNLVLIFVGIAILGIAILPRFISNVPVTDPIFYIVYGFILFSLPLGIPEPDPLAQGHTAERLTELGVIIALMTVGLKLDRPPGLRSWESVWRLLGITMPVTIGLSALVGWWAGFAIPTAVLLGAVIAPTDPVVASEVQVEGPGGSSEEQPKPEADGRQDEVRFALSGESGLNDGFAFPFTNLAVAMALVGVAPGNWVGEWLLIDVVYRIVVGVVVALVLGWLLARLVFIAPVSEPLPKAMLGLEALGGTLAVYGIVEVLGGYGFIGVFVAATVLRDYERRHVFYEPLHDLSEKAEQLLQVAIMTLFGGAIAGGLLEPLTLELFLAAVAIVFLVRPVAGIVALLGFDRSWSERLAISVYGLRGIGTFYYLAYALNQAPFAGAERLWAVAATSILLSAVVLGISATPVIEKRLGEEPGLEETIGEDLG; this is encoded by the coding sequence ATGGCCCTCGAGCTGTTCCAGCTGTACAATCTCGTCTTGATCTTCGTCGGCATCGCCATCCTCGGCATCGCAATTTTACCGCGGTTCATCTCGAACGTTCCCGTCACGGACCCGATTTTCTATATCGTCTATGGGTTTATCCTGTTCTCGCTCCCGCTCGGGATCCCCGAACCGGATCCGCTCGCACAGGGCCATACGGCCGAGCGATTGACCGAACTCGGCGTGATTATCGCGCTGATGACCGTCGGGCTGAAACTCGACCGGCCGCCGGGGTTGCGATCGTGGGAAAGCGTCTGGCGGCTCCTCGGAATCACGATGCCGGTGACGATCGGGCTGTCGGCGCTGGTCGGCTGGTGGGCCGGTTTCGCGATCCCGACGGCGGTCCTGCTCGGCGCCGTGATCGCGCCGACCGACCCGGTCGTCGCTTCGGAGGTGCAGGTCGAAGGTCCCGGCGGAAGCAGCGAGGAGCAACCGAAGCCGGAAGCCGACGGACGGCAGGACGAAGTTCGCTTCGCGCTCTCGGGGGAGTCCGGGCTGAACGACGGCTTCGCATTCCCGTTTACGAACCTGGCGGTCGCGATGGCCCTGGTCGGCGTCGCGCCCGGCAACTGGGTCGGCGAGTGGCTGCTCATCGACGTCGTGTACCGAATCGTCGTCGGCGTCGTCGTCGCGCTCGTGTTAGGCTGGCTGCTGGCGCGATTGGTGTTTATCGCGCCCGTCTCTGAGCCCCTTCCGAAGGCGATGCTCGGCCTCGAGGCGCTGGGCGGGACCCTGGCGGTGTACGGCATCGTCGAGGTCCTCGGCGGGTACGGCTTCATCGGCGTGTTCGTCGCCGCGACGGTGCTTCGCGACTACGAGCGGCGCCACGTCTTCTACGAGCCCTTGCACGACCTCTCCGAAAAGGCCGAACAGCTCCTGCAGGTCGCGATCATGACGCTGTTCGGCGGCGCCATCGCCGGCGGTCTCCTCGAGCCGCTGACCCTCGAGTTGTTCCTCGCCGCGGTCGCGATCGTCTTCCTCGTCCGGCCGGTGGCCGGCATCGTCGCCCTGCTCGGGTTCGACCGCAGTTGGAGCGAGCGGCTGGCGATTTCGGTCTACGGGCTGCGCGGCATTGGAACGTTCTACTACCTCGCGTACGCGCTGAACCAGGCTCCCTTCGCGGGTGCGGAGCGACTCTGGGCGGTGGCCGCGACGTCGATCCTGCTCTCGGCGGTGGTGCTCGGCATCTCTGCGACGCCGGTCATCGAAAAGCGACTCGGCGAGGAACCGGGCCTCGAGGAGACGATCGGCGAAGATCTGGGGTGA
- the pdhA gene encoding pyruvate dehydrogenase (acetyl-transferring) E1 component subunit alpha → MPREDVAEFTIESVQVLAEDETVDEELIPDLSDEQLLELYESMKRSRRLDERAIALQRRGELGTYAPAIGQEAAQVGTAFAMADGDWIVPSFREQPALLVRGTPPEQILQYALGMEEGAEIPDGEGALPPAIPVGTQPLHAAGIGWGEALQDRDNVAVTYFGDGATSEGDVYEAFNFAGVYDAQTVFVCQNNRYAISTGIEKQTRAETFAQKAIAAGIDGIRVDGNDILAVYRVAQEAIEQARDGDPVLIEALTYRRSMHTTSDDPTAYRESEEEAEWEARDPILRFQVFLEDRGLLDSETEDEIDERIESELADAIDQARTANEAVDPADMFRYVYDELPPYLEAQLEAFEAERGGETDG, encoded by the coding sequence ATGCCCCGCGAGGACGTAGCCGAGTTTACTATCGAGTCCGTGCAGGTACTCGCCGAGGACGAAACGGTCGACGAGGAGTTGATCCCCGACCTGAGCGACGAGCAGTTGCTCGAACTCTACGAGTCGATGAAACGCTCCCGGCGCCTCGACGAGCGCGCGATCGCCCTCCAGCGGCGCGGCGAACTGGGGACGTACGCACCCGCGATCGGCCAAGAGGCGGCCCAGGTCGGCACCGCCTTCGCCATGGCCGACGGCGACTGGATCGTTCCCTCGTTTCGCGAACAGCCCGCGCTCCTCGTCCGCGGAACGCCGCCCGAGCAGATCCTCCAGTACGCGCTGGGGATGGAGGAGGGCGCCGAGATTCCGGACGGTGAAGGCGCCCTGCCGCCGGCGATCCCCGTCGGAACCCAGCCGTTACACGCCGCCGGGATCGGCTGGGGAGAGGCGCTGCAGGACCGGGACAACGTCGCGGTCACGTACTTCGGCGACGGCGCGACCAGCGAGGGAGACGTCTACGAAGCGTTCAACTTCGCGGGCGTCTACGACGCCCAGACGGTCTTCGTCTGTCAGAACAACCGGTACGCCATCTCGACCGGAATCGAGAAACAGACCAGAGCGGAGACGTTCGCCCAGAAGGCCATCGCGGCCGGTATCGACGGCATTCGGGTCGACGGCAACGATATCCTGGCAGTCTACCGCGTCGCCCAGGAGGCCATCGAACAGGCCCGCGACGGGGATCCGGTGCTCATCGAGGCGCTGACCTACCGCCGATCGATGCACACGACCTCCGACGACCCCACCGCCTACCGCGAGAGCGAGGAGGAAGCCGAGTGGGAGGCTCGCGACCCCATCCTCCGGTTCCAGGTGTTCCTCGAGGACCGCGGGCTCCTCGATTCCGAGACGGAGGACGAAATCGACGAGCGCATCGAATCCGAACTGGCCGACGCGATCGATCAGGCCCGAACCGCGAACGAGGCGGTCGACCCCGCGGACATGTTCCGCTACGTCTACGACGAGCTGCCGCCCTATCTGGAGGCACAACTCGAAGCCTTCGAGGCGGAACGCGGAGGTGAGACCGATGGCTGA
- a CDS encoding alpha-ketoacid dehydrogenase subunit beta: MAERLRMIEAVGETLRSELERDDGVVVYGEDVGRAGGVFRATEGLIDDYPDRVFDSPVAEAGIVGVGVGLAATGMRPVPEIQFQSFLYQGFHQLAQHVARIRSRTRGTITCPMTIRTPYGGGIHALELHSESFEAGFSHVPGLKVAIPSSPAETAGLLRSSIRSPDPVVFMEPTRLYRSFREEVPDDHEVPLGEARVVEDGDDVTVVAWGSMLRETLDAVDEIDASVEVIDPRTLYPLDTETIADSVRKTGRCVVVHEAPRTGGLAGEITARINEEAFLYLEAPVERVTGYDVPVPLFAREDDYLPDADRIEDGIRSALEF; this comes from the coding sequence ATGGCTGAGCGTCTCCGGATGATCGAGGCGGTCGGCGAGACCCTCCGCTCGGAACTCGAGCGCGACGACGGCGTCGTCGTCTACGGCGAGGACGTGGGTCGGGCCGGCGGCGTGTTCCGGGCGACCGAGGGGCTGATCGACGACTACCCCGACCGCGTGTTCGACTCGCCGGTCGCGGAGGCGGGCATCGTCGGCGTCGGGGTCGGACTCGCGGCCACCGGAATGCGGCCCGTGCCGGAGATCCAGTTCCAGAGTTTCCTGTATCAGGGTTTTCACCAGCTCGCCCAGCACGTCGCGCGGATCCGGAGCCGTACTCGGGGAACGATCACCTGCCCGATGACGATCCGAACGCCCTACGGCGGCGGGATCCACGCCCTCGAGTTGCACTCCGAGAGCTTCGAAGCCGGCTTCTCGCACGTGCCGGGGTTGAAGGTCGCCATCCCGTCCTCGCCGGCCGAGACGGCGGGGCTGCTCAGGTCGTCCATCCGCAGCCCTGACCCGGTCGTGTTCATGGAGCCGACGCGGCTCTACCGCTCGTTCCGCGAGGAGGTGCCCGACGACCACGAGGTGCCGCTGGGCGAGGCCCGCGTGGTCGAGGACGGCGACGACGTCACGGTCGTCGCGTGGGGCTCGATGCTCCGCGAGACGCTCGACGCCGTCGACGAGATCGACGCGAGCGTCGAGGTGATCGACCCCCGCACGCTCTACCCGCTCGACACGGAGACGATCGCCGACTCCGTGCGAAAGACCGGCCGCTGCGTCGTCGTCCACGAGGCGCCCCGCACCGGCGGGCTGGCCGGCGAGATCACCGCCCGGATCAACGAGGAGGCGTTCCTCTACCTCGAGGCGCCGGTCGAGCGCGTCACCGGTTACGACGTTCCGGTCCCCCTGTTCGCCCGCGAGGACGACTACCTGCCCGACGCGGATCGCATCGAAGACGGCATTCGCAGCGCGCTCGAGTTCTGA
- a CDS encoding SDR family oxidoreductase: MSETVLITGCSSGIGRVAAHAFLADGWTVYATARNVEALADLEAAGARTARLDVTADADVERVVDRILEEQGRLDCLINNAGFGQLGPVEDVPIEKVLEQYDVNTVGPQRLIRAVLPHMRAQGSGTIVNVTSITDRFPIAGMGAYNGSKSALATVSETLRQEVRDFGIDVVVIEPTVVSTALYDRIREELVDVDHDTAYTDLYELHELLHTVKSGGLGIASPEDVARAMLEAANSDDPRRRYTVGWTGKVAALVASVVPEPWRTPLLAAGVRAATSRPGKRLLQWWFTRNHRADRPDLSESAATERRRQRRRR, encoded by the coding sequence ATGAGCGAAACGGTTCTCATCACCGGCTGTTCGTCGGGAATCGGACGCGTCGCCGCCCACGCGTTCCTCGCCGACGGCTGGACGGTCTACGCGACGGCCCGCAACGTCGAGGCCCTGGCAGACCTCGAGGCCGCCGGCGCGAGGACGGCCCGGCTGGACGTCACCGCGGACGCGGACGTGGAACGGGTGGTCGACCGGATCCTCGAGGAGCAGGGACGGCTCGACTGCCTGATCAACAACGCCGGATTCGGTCAGCTGGGGCCCGTCGAAGACGTCCCGATCGAGAAGGTCCTCGAGCAGTACGACGTGAACACCGTCGGGCCGCAGCGATTGATACGCGCCGTCCTTCCGCACATGCGCGCACAGGGATCGGGCACGATCGTCAACGTCACGAGCATCACGGATCGGTTCCCGATCGCCGGCATGGGTGCGTACAACGGCTCGAAGTCGGCGCTCGCGACCGTCAGCGAGACCCTCCGCCAGGAGGTGCGCGACTTCGGAATCGACGTCGTCGTGATCGAACCGACGGTCGTCTCGACGGCCCTCTACGACCGGATCCGCGAGGAGCTCGTCGACGTCGATCACGATACGGCCTACACCGACCTCTACGAACTCCACGAACTGCTCCACACCGTCAAGAGCGGCGGCCTGGGGATCGCATCCCCCGAGGACGTCGCGAGGGCCATGCTCGAGGCGGCGAACAGCGACGACCCGCGGCGGCGGTACACGGTCGGCTGGACGGGCAAAGTCGCGGCCCTGGTCGCGAGCGTGGTGCCGGAGCCGTGGCGGACGCCGCTGCTCGCCGCCGGGGTTCGAGCCGCGACCTCGCGGCCGGGAAAACGGCTCTTGCAGTGGTGGTTCACGCGAAATCACCGGGCGGACCGGCCCGACTTGAGCGAGTCGGCGGCGACCGAACGACGCCGACAGCGTCGACGGCGCTGA
- a CDS encoding YciE/YciF ferroxidase family protein has product MSERQIERRDAEALFVSELEAVYDMEVKLVDALEEMAEATTNDNLSTGFAVHRTETERQVENVEAAFEALGREPTRRDNPTVDGLLAERERVTADVADDRLLNLYHLNAAIKTERLEITGYEGLLALASAAGLAADVTDPLERNLAQEEKTLRKLEGLAGEGPLESFWKRLTGGSG; this is encoded by the coding sequence GTGAGCGAACGCCAGATCGAGCGCCGCGACGCCGAAGCCCTGTTCGTCTCCGAACTCGAGGCCGTCTACGACATGGAGGTGAAGTTAGTCGACGCCCTCGAGGAGATGGCCGAGGCGACGACGAACGACAACCTCAGCACGGGCTTCGCCGTCCACCGCACCGAGACGGAGCGACAGGTCGAGAACGTCGAGGCGGCGTTCGAAGCGCTCGGACGGGAGCCGACCCGTCGCGACAACCCCACGGTCGACGGCCTGCTGGCGGAGCGAGAGCGGGTCACCGCCGACGTCGCGGACGACAGGCTGCTGAATCTCTACCACCTCAACGCGGCGATCAAGACCGAGCGACTCGAGATCACGGGCTACGAGGGGCTGCTGGCGCTGGCGAGCGCGGCCGGACTCGCGGCCGACGTCACCGATCCGCTCGAGCGCAACCTCGCCCAAGAGGAGAAGACCCTGCGCAAACTCGAAGGGCTCGCCGGCGAGGGACCGCTCGAGTCGTTCTGGAAGCGGCTCACGGGCGGCTCGGGTTAG
- a CDS encoding FAD-dependent oxidoreductase: MSDDPADTKPDAYAGPDPASFRPESLWLATTPTTDYEPFENGLDVDVAVVGGGITGLTTAIELKEAGRSVAVLESDRIVESTTGHTTAKLTSQHGLLYDTLLSEFTERKARQYADANEAAIEAVEQRVDEHDIDCDFRRTAAYTYAASSDDIEQIEDEVQAAQRLGLPASYVEETPLPFDAGPAVRFDDQAEFHPRKYLLAIAEEIHGDGSYVFEETRALDLEPGSPCRLETERGEVVADDVVVATHFPFHDRAGYFSRMHPHRAYLLAVRIEEEPPEGMYYNTASPPATMRTHPAGDAAAADEDAALDADEELLIVGGQSHKPSVSGVPTSERYRRCERFAREHFSVESIEYRWSTMDYSPVDRVPFIGKIDPFSKHVYVGTGFNGWGMTAGTAAGMILSDLITEGSSPWADIFNPQRLPPKSAAKTFFEENSTVGGSFVGDRIKSLLRSLGGDAADMPATGEASIVRRTGRPMGLYRDEDDAIHAVSAVCPHMGCLVRWNDAERTWDCPCHGSRFTHEGDVLSGPALEGLPYREL, encoded by the coding sequence ATGTCCGACGACCCCGCCGATACGAAGCCGGACGCGTACGCCGGTCCCGACCCCGCATCCTTCCGGCCCGAGTCGCTGTGGCTAGCCACGACGCCGACGACCGACTACGAACCGTTCGAGAACGGACTGGACGTCGACGTCGCCGTCGTCGGCGGCGGCATCACCGGCCTGACGACCGCCATCGAACTCAAAGAAGCCGGGCGGTCCGTGGCCGTCCTCGAGTCGGACCGCATCGTCGAGAGCACGACGGGCCACACGACGGCGAAGCTCACCTCCCAGCACGGGTTGCTCTACGACACCCTCCTTTCGGAGTTCACCGAGCGGAAGGCCCGGCAGTACGCCGACGCGAACGAGGCGGCGATCGAGGCGGTCGAACAGCGCGTCGACGAGCACGACATCGACTGCGACTTCCGGCGAACGGCCGCCTACACCTACGCGGCCTCGTCCGACGATATCGAGCAGATCGAGGACGAAGTGCAGGCGGCCCAGCGGCTCGGCTTGCCGGCCTCGTACGTCGAGGAGACGCCGCTGCCGTTCGACGCCGGCCCGGCCGTCCGCTTCGACGACCAGGCGGAGTTCCACCCGCGGAAGTACCTGCTCGCGATCGCCGAGGAAATTCACGGCGACGGCAGCTACGTCTTCGAGGAAACGCGGGCGCTCGACCTCGAGCCCGGGTCGCCATGCCGCCTCGAGACCGAGCGCGGGGAGGTCGTCGCCGACGACGTGGTGGTCGCGACGCACTTCCCGTTCCACGACCGGGCGGGCTACTTCTCGCGGATGCACCCTCACCGCGCGTACCTGCTCGCGGTTCGGATCGAGGAAGAGCCGCCCGAGGGGATGTACTACAACACCGCGTCGCCGCCCGCGACGATGCGGACGCATCCGGCGGGCGACGCCGCGGCGGCGGACGAGGACGCAGCGCTCGACGCCGACGAGGAACTCCTCATCGTCGGCGGCCAGAGCCACAAACCGAGCGTCAGCGGCGTGCCGACCTCCGAGCGGTACCGCCGCTGCGAACGGTTCGCCCGCGAACACTTCTCGGTCGAATCGATCGAGTACCGCTGGTCGACGATGGACTACTCGCCGGTCGATCGGGTGCCCTTCATCGGGAAGATCGATCCCTTCTCGAAGCACGTCTACGTCGGCACCGGGTTCAATGGCTGGGGGATGACCGCCGGTACCGCCGCGGGGATGATCCTCTCCGATCTGATTACCGAGGGCTCGAGCCCCTGGGCCGATATTTTCAATCCGCAGCGGCTGCCGCCCAAATCCGCCGCGAAGACGTTTTTCGAGGAGAACAGCACGGTCGGCGGTAGCTTCGTCGGCGATCGGATCAAGTCGCTGCTTCGGTCGCTCGGCGGCGACGCGGCCGATATGCCGGCGACGGGCGAGGCCAGCATCGTCCGACGGACGGGGCGACCGATGGGCCTCTACCGCGACGAGGACGACGCGATCCACGCCGTCTCCGCGGTCTGTCCGCACATGGGCTGTCTCGTCCGGTGGAACGACGCCGAGCGAACGTGGGACTGTCCCTGCCACGGCTCGCGGTTCACCCACGAGGGCGACGTCCTCTCGGGGCCGGCCCTCGAGGGGTTGCCGTACCGCGAACTGTGA